From a single Brassica oleracea var. oleracea cultivar TO1000 chromosome C5, BOL, whole genome shotgun sequence genomic region:
- the LOC106294912 gene encoding 40S ribosomal protein S18, with protein MSLVANEEFQHILRVLNTNVDGKQKIMFALTSIKGIGRRLANIVCKKADVDMNKRAGELSAAEIDNLMTIVANPKQYKIPDWFLNRQKDYKDGKYSQVVSNALDMKLRDDLERLKKIRNHRGLRHYWGLRVRGQHTKTTGRRGKTVGVSKKR; from the exons ATG TCTCTGGTTGCAAACGAGGAGTTCCAGCACATTCTACGTGTGCTCAATACTAATGTGGATGGGAAGCAGAAGATCATGTTTGCCCTTACCTCCATCAAGGGTATTGGCAGGCGTTTGGCCAACATCGTCTGCAAGAAAGCTGATGTCGACATGAACAAGAG GGCTGGTGAGTTGTCTGCAGCTGAGATCGACAACCTCATGACCATTGTTGCCAACCCAAAACAGTACAAGATCCCAGACTGGTTCTTGAACAGACAGAAAGACTACAAGGACGGAAAGTACTCTCAAGTTGTCTCCAACGCCCTTGACATGAAGCTCAGGGATGATCTTGAACGTCTCAAGAAAATCAG GAACCACCGTGGGCTGAGACATTACTGGGGTCTCCGTGTCCGTGGTCAACACACCAAGACAACTGGTCGCAGAGGCAAGACTGTTGGTGTCTCTAAGAAGCGTTAA